The following coding sequences are from one Oikeobacillus pervagus window:
- a CDS encoding IS3 family transposase produces the protein MSKKVESFSGESECLLRKAQAKIAFDLKKEGFRLKDILLVVDIPEATYHYHVKNFGREDSDAELKNIITDLFKKFHERYGYKRITRELKKLGYVINHKKVYRIMRVLGLKCVKFIRKSRKYNSYKGNVGKVAKNRLSRRFNTSIPLQKLVTDITEFKCLGEEKLYLNPILDLYNGEIIAYEMKKRPTLDLVMDPLKETIGIIKNRATYRTTIHSDQGWHYQHNQWVKTLKENKVFQSMSRKATCADNASMENFFGILKQEMYYGEELVSYEELKRRIEDYIYWYNHERSKEKLAGLSPIEYRTQSSQSAS, from the coding sequence ATATCTAAAAAAGTTGAAAGCTTTTCGGGAGAATCCGAATGCCTTCTACGAAAAGCACAAGCAAAGATCGCATTCGACCTCAAAAAAGAAGGATTCCGATTAAAAGATATTCTTCTTGTTGTAGATATTCCAGAAGCAACCTATCACTATCACGTGAAAAACTTTGGCAGAGAAGATTCAGACGCGGAATTAAAAAACATCATTACAGACCTATTTAAAAAGTTCCATGAACGTTATGGATACAAACGGATCACGAGAGAATTAAAGAAACTGGGATATGTGATCAACCATAAAAAAGTGTATCGGATTATGCGAGTACTGGGATTAAAATGTGTGAAATTTATTCGGAAATCCCGTAAATATAATTCGTATAAGGGAAACGTTGGAAAAGTGGCAAAAAACCGGCTATCCCGGCGTTTCAATACATCTATTCCACTGCAAAAATTAGTAACAGACATAACAGAATTCAAATGCCTAGGCGAAGAAAAGTTATATTTAAATCCAATTCTTGATCTTTATAATGGTGAAATTATTGCCTATGAAATGAAGAAACGTCCAACTTTAGATCTTGTCATGGACCCTTTGAAAGAAACGATCGGGATAATAAAGAATCGTGCAACTTATCGCACCACCATTCATTCAGACCAGGGCTGGCATTATCAACACAACCAATGGGTCAAGACATTAAAAGAAAATAAAGTGTTTCAAAGTATGTCACGTAAAGCAACCTGCGCAGACAATGCTTCGATGGAGAATTTCTTTGGCATTTTAAAGCAAGAAATGTATTACGGAGAAGAATTAGTAAGTTATGAAGAATTAAAGAGAAGAATAGAAGATTACATCTACTGGTATAACCATGAACGATCAAAAGAAAAATTGGCCGGATTGAGTCCGATCGAATACCGAACTCAATCTAGCCAATCAGCTTCATAA
- a CDS encoding transposase, producing MAKKYNMPSPSPLKNWVRSYKEQGMDGLKRRKTKKKYSVQFKLDAVQFMLKTGASYLETAVQFDLNNPSLIARWLKAFRDQGIEGLKPRLKGRPSMSKKPNKQRKKEEKKITRVEELERENELLRLENAYLKKLKAFRENPNAFYEKHKQRSHSTSKKKDSD from the coding sequence TTGGCGAAAAAATATAATATGCCTAGTCCTTCCCCATTAAAAAATTGGGTGAGATCTTATAAAGAACAGGGCATGGATGGATTAAAACGAAGAAAGACGAAAAAGAAGTATTCTGTTCAATTTAAATTAGATGCGGTACAATTTATGTTAAAGACAGGTGCTTCTTATTTAGAAACTGCTGTTCAATTTGATTTGAACAATCCTTCCTTAATTGCACGCTGGTTAAAAGCTTTTCGTGATCAAGGGATAGAAGGCCTGAAACCAAGATTAAAGGGTCGACCTTCTATGTCTAAGAAACCTAATAAGCAAAGGAAAAAGGAAGAAAAGAAAATAACACGCGTGGAAGAATTAGAACGTGAGAATGAACTACTAAGGCTAGAAAATGCATATCTAAAAAAGTTGAAAGCTTTTCGGGAGAATCCGAATGCCTTCTACGAAAAGCACAAGCAAAGATCGCATTCGACCTCAAAAAAGAAGGATTCCGATTAA